The sequence GGCGAATGTGGTATTAAATGAGTGTGCGGGTGTTCTTCAGTATGCTCAGACAGTTTTTGAAGGGCTTAAAGCATATAGGACTGAAGATGGACATATTGTCACATTTCGTCCGGATTTGAATGCGAGCAGAATGGCAGACAGTGCAAGAAGACTGGAGATGCCGGTGTTTCCGGAAGATCGTTTTATAAGAGCGGTTGAGCAGGTTGTTGCGGCAAATGCAGATTATGTGCCTCCATATGGTTCAGGAGCTACATTGTATATCCGCCCATATATGTTTGGAACGAATCCGGTGATCGGAGTGAAACCGGCAGATGAATATCAATTTCGTGTATTTGCAACACCGGTAGGACCGTATTTCAAAGGTGGTGCAAAACCAATCACAATTCGTGTATGCGATTTTGACCGCGCTGCCCCACATGGGACAGGACACATCAAAGCAGGTTTGAACTATGCGATGAGTCTTCATGCAATTGTAGATGCGCATCAACAGGGATATGATGAGAATATGTACTTAGATTCTGCTACAAGAACAAAAGTAGAAGAAACAGGTGGAGCGAACTTTATCTTTATTACAAAAGACAATAAGTTGGTAACGCCGAAGTCTGATACGATTCTTCCATCTATCACAAGGCGTTCACTTGTATATGTTGCAAAAGAGTACCTTGGTATGGAAGTGGAAGAAAGAGAAGTGTTGTTTGAAGAAGTGAAGGAGTTTGCAGAGTG comes from Coprococcus phoceensis and encodes:
- a CDS encoding branched-chain amino acid aminotransferase gives rise to the protein MSKKEIDWSNIGFGYVQTDKRYVSNYKDGKWDEGGLTEEANVVLNECAGVLQYAQTVFEGLKAYRTEDGHIVTFRPDLNASRMADSARRLEMPVFPEDRFIRAVEQVVAANADYVPPYGSGATLYIRPYMFGTNPVIGVKPADEYQFRVFATPVGPYFKGGAKPITIRVCDFDRAAPHGTGHIKAGLNYAMSLHAIVDAHQQGYDENMYLDSATRTKVEETGGANFIFITKDNKLVTPKSDTILPSITRRSLVYVAKEYLGMEVEEREVLFEEVKEFAECGLCGTAAVISPVGKVVDHGKEICFPSGMEEMGPVTKKLYDTLTGIQMGHIKAPESWIKVIK